One window of Candidatus Methylocalor cossyra genomic DNA carries:
- the pstS gene encoding phosphate ABC transporter substrate-binding protein PstS: MKIRIFCSAAAVLSAGLLLFATTLSAAEEKLRLTGSGASFPFPLYSLWFKNYSRAHKGVNIDYQAKGSGAGIQDFINGTVDFAASDAAMKPEEIAQVKRGAVLLPMTAGVIVLAYNLPGNPKGLKLPRDVYPDIFLGKITQWDDPRIKAANPDLKLPSLPITVVRRADSSGTTFVFTNHLSAISPAFKAGPGAGTTVTWPSSDKFVAAPKNDGVSATIKQTPGAIGYIEYAYAIGAKANMAELQNKAGKYVAPGPESGASTLSNVQLPENLIAWVNDPEGDRSYPIATFTWMMFYKDNGNPKKAEVLRDVVEYCLTEGQKSSAKMGYIPLPEKVVEAVRTASKAIQ; this comes from the coding sequence ATGAAAATCCGGATCTTCTGCTCGGCGGCCGCGGTGTTGAGCGCCGGTTTACTGTTGTTCGCCACGACGCTGTCGGCGGCCGAGGAGAAACTCCGCCTGACCGGCTCCGGAGCGAGTTTCCCATTCCCCTTGTATTCCCTCTGGTTCAAGAACTACAGCCGGGCGCATAAAGGGGTGAACATCGATTACCAAGCCAAGGGAAGTGGGGCGGGAATTCAGGATTTCATCAATGGCACGGTGGATTTTGCTGCCAGCGACGCGGCCATGAAGCCGGAGGAGATCGCCCAGGTGAAACGGGGCGCAGTCCTGCTCCCCATGACTGCCGGCGTGATCGTGCTGGCCTATAACCTGCCCGGCAATCCTAAGGGCTTAAAGCTGCCCCGGGATGTTTACCCGGACATCTTTCTGGGAAAGATCACCCAGTGGGATGATCCGCGCATCAAGGCCGCCAACCCGGACCTGAAACTGCCGAGTCTGCCGATCACCGTGGTGCGGCGCGCCGACAGCAGCGGTACGACCTTCGTCTTCACCAACCACTTGAGTGCGATCAGCCCGGCGTTCAAGGCCGGACCGGGTGCCGGTACCACGGTCACCTGGCCGAGCAGCGACAAGTTCGTGGCCGCGCCCAAGAACGACGGGGTCAGCGCCACCATCAAGCAAACCCCGGGCGCCATCGGCTACATCGAATACGCCTACGCCATCGGCGCCAAGGCCAACATGGCGGAATTGCAGAATAAGGCCGGCAAGTACGTGGCGCCGGGGCCGGAAAGCGGGGCCTCGACCCTGTCCAACGTCCAGCTTCCCGAGAACCTGATCGCCTGGGTGAATGACCCCGAGGGCGACCGCTCCTACCCCATCGCCACCTTCACCTGGATGATGTTCTACAAGGACAACGGCAACCCCAAAAAGGCCGAGGTCCTGCGCGACGTGGTGGAGTACTGCCTGACCGAAGGCCAAAAGTCCAGCGCCAAGATGGGCTACATCCCGCTGCCGGAAAAGGTCGTCGAGGCGGTGCGCACGGCCTCCAAGGCCATTCAATGA
- the pstC gene encoding phosphate ABC transporter permease subunit PstC: MSLFKEAEVSETISSPPSATDYFVDRSFRGLAYLFAWLVLGVVGALVFEIGIKALPAIREYQLGFLTSGTWDVHNRQFGILAEIWGTLYSSILALLIGGFVGITMAIFLTQDFLPVRLAALFRTTVELLAAIPSVVYGLWGIFVVVPAIRPVANALNEQFGWIPFFSTTLSGPGMLPAALVLAIMILPTIAAVSQDALQLVPYKIKEAAYGLGATRWEVILRVMLPTAATGIFGALVLGFGRALGETMALAMLVGNSNQISLSLFSPANTLAALLALNFPEAGPLEVQVLMYAALVLLFITLVVNVLGTAIMTMASRRLGTSR; this comes from the coding sequence ATGAGCCTCTTCAAAGAAGCCGAGGTCAGCGAAACGATTTCCAGTCCCCCATCGGCCACCGATTATTTCGTCGACCGGTCGTTCCGCGGGCTGGCCTACCTGTTCGCCTGGTTGGTGCTGGGGGTGGTGGGCGCCTTGGTGTTTGAGATCGGTATCAAGGCGCTGCCGGCGATCCGAGAGTACCAGTTGGGATTCCTGACCTCGGGCACCTGGGATGTCCACAACCGCCAGTTCGGCATCTTGGCGGAAATCTGGGGCACCCTGTACAGCTCGATCCTGGCTTTGCTGATCGGCGGGTTCGTGGGCATTACCATGGCCATTTTTCTCACCCAGGACTTCCTGCCGGTGCGCCTCGCCGCCCTGTTCCGGACCACGGTGGAGCTGTTGGCGGCGATTCCCAGCGTGGTGTATGGTCTTTGGGGTATTTTCGTAGTGGTGCCGGCCATCCGCCCAGTGGCCAATGCCCTGAATGAACAGTTCGGCTGGATTCCCTTTTTCAGTACCACCCTGAGCGGCCCCGGCATGTTGCCCGCGGCCCTGGTGCTGGCGATCATGATTCTGCCGACCATCGCTGCAGTGTCCCAGGATGCCCTACAGCTGGTGCCGTACAAGATCAAGGAAGCCGCCTACGGCCTCGGAGCGACCCGCTGGGAGGTGATCCTCAGGGTCATGTTACCGACCGCTGCCACCGGCATTTTCGGGGCGTTGGTGCTGGGTTTCGGGCGGGCTCTCGGGGAAACCATGGCCCTCGCCATGCTGGTGGGCAATTCGAACCAGATCAGCCTGTCGCTGTTTTCCCCCGCCAATACCCTGGCCGCCCTGTTGGCCCTGAACTTTCCCGAGGCCGGTCCGCTGGAGGTGCAGGTGCTGATGTATGCGGCCCTAGTGTTGCTGTTCATCACCCTGGTGGTGAACGTGCTGGGTACCGCGATCATGACCATGGCATCCAGACGCTTGGGGACCTCGCGATGA
- the pstA gene encoding phosphate ABC transporter permease PstA, producing MNGRDALPEVTALAELPQLGHSPWERRSLVNSLLTVGAWIVAVTASIPLLSVLYMLLVRGGRRLSLEVFTELPPAGFEEGGGFGNAIVGTFVTVGIGALISIPFGVLTAIFLAELDADSQLARAARFCAKILTGLPSILAGVFAYATVVLATGTYSAPAGGVALALLMLPTVILTAEEAMKMVPVNMKNAAFGMGCTRTQVIWKIVFPTALPGILTGVMLAVARAAGETAPLLFTALFSNFWLVEDGEVHLMAPIASLSVMIYNFSGMPFENQIELAWAASLVLVLLVLIFNVLSRVIGRAKV from the coding sequence ATGAACGGCCGCGATGCCCTGCCCGAGGTGACGGCGCTCGCCGAGTTGCCGCAACTTGGCCACTCGCCCTGGGAAAGGCGCTCGCTGGTGAATTCGCTGCTGACCGTGGGCGCCTGGATCGTGGCGGTGACGGCCAGCATTCCGCTGCTGTCGGTGCTCTACATGCTGCTCGTGCGGGGCGGCCGGCGGCTCAGCCTGGAAGTGTTCACCGAGCTGCCGCCGGCCGGTTTCGAGGAAGGCGGTGGGTTCGGCAACGCCATCGTCGGCACTTTCGTGACGGTGGGCATCGGTGCCCTGATCAGCATCCCCTTTGGGGTTCTGACCGCCATCTTCCTCGCCGAATTGGACGCCGACAGTCAGCTGGCCCGGGCCGCCCGGTTCTGCGCCAAGATCTTGACCGGATTGCCGTCGATCTTGGCCGGTGTGTTCGCCTATGCCACCGTGGTGCTGGCGACCGGCACCTATTCCGCCCCTGCCGGCGGGGTGGCGCTGGCCTTGCTGATGCTGCCGACGGTGATCCTGACCGCCGAGGAAGCCATGAAGATGGTTCCCGTAAACATGAAAAACGCCGCCTTCGGGATGGGCTGCACCCGCACCCAAGTGATCTGGAAGATCGTGTTTCCCACCGCGCTGCCCGGTATCCTGACCGGGGTGATGCTGGCGGTGGCCCGCGCCGCGGGCGAGACGGCGCCGTTGCTGTTCACGGCGTTGTTCAGCAACTTCTGGTTGGTCGAGGACGGCGAGGTGCATCTGATGGCCCCGATCGCCTCGTTGTCGGTGATGATCTACAACTTCTCCGGCATGCCCTTCGAAAACCAAATCGAACTGGCCTGGGCGGCCTCGTTGGTTTTGGTGCTGCTGGTGTTAATCTTTAATGTGCTGAGCCGCGTGATTGGGCGCGCCAAGGTATAA